A single genomic interval of Daucus carota subsp. sativus chromosome 1, DH1 v3.0, whole genome shotgun sequence harbors:
- the LOC108214064 gene encoding protein XRI1 isoform X2: protein MWDLQVGDYSMPDDALLDLSKCMWNGGGPNEEVLPGMFEENTPLKACGDLPYDATSSEYMNKDLDLFRENSSQIKRRRMLQFDPDVFNAPLCNVDMTTSFLESEERMDSFEEALPDVSQWVNSFADTSASGYVPPDQSSEGWLTDCLGNADMQLSLEDMNLAGSSDLQIDITEFCDTPVQHEATAYATPPECFTEARPKLVIKGKKSNVRPPTKGTSSVVYPFAFVKPCGVHGDVTLRDINQRIRAPPPLKSKKNLQDPSAAYPTSALTGKPVVGKTKIRTEGGKGSITIMRTKG from the exons ATGTGGGACTTGCAAGTCGGAGATTATTCCATGCCAGATGATGCACTTCTTG ATCTATCAAAATGCATGTGGAATGGTGGAGGCCCAAATGAAGAAGTATTGCCGGGCATGTTTGAAGAAAACACTCCTTTAAAGGCTTGTGGGGATCTCCCGTATGACGCAACTTCAAGTG AATACATGAATAAGGATCTGGACCTATTTAGGGAGAACTCTTCACAGATAAAGAGGCGCCGCATGTTACAATTTGATCCTGATGTCTTCAATGCTCCACTTTGCAACGTAGACATGACAACATCATTTTTAGAATCAGAG GAGAGGATGGATTCATTTGAAGAAGCTTTGCCTGATGTTTCACAGTGGGTTAACAGCTTTGCAG ATACATCTGCATCTGGTTATGTTCCTCCAGATCAGTCGTCTGAGGGATGGTTGACCGACTGCTTAGGGAATGCTGATATGCAACTCAGTCTTGAGGATAT GAATCTCGCTGGTTCATCTGATCTGCAAATTGATATTACAG AGTTTTGCGACACCCCAGTACAGCATGAAGCCACTGCCTATGCTACTCCTCCAGAGTGTTTCACAGAAGCTCGTCCAAAACTCGTTATCAAAG GTAAGAAGTCAAACGTGCGTCCACCTACTAAGGGAACTTCTTCAGTAGTATACCCCTTTGCGTTTGTCAAGCCATGTGGTGTTCACGGAGATGTAACACTAAGGGATATAAACCAGCGGATCCGCGCTCCGCCCCCATTGAAATCAAAGAAAAACTTGCAAGATCCTTCAGCTGCTTATCCCACATCAGCTTTAACCGGGAAGCCTGTAGTTGGTAAAACAAAAATCCGAACAGAAGGTGGCAAAGGCAGCATTACGATCATGAGAACCAAAGGTTGA
- the LOC108211099 gene encoding uncharacterized protein LOC108211099 isoform X4 gives MDSGQRRRCSENEHSCPDAVENVDPNTTSGTGTTTFGCRDGFLTPSQRRLHGVDLSKASTPAPGLFLPKLCGSRGIKI, from the exons ATGGACAGTG GACAACGGAGACGTTGTTCAGAAAACGAGCATTCCTGTCCTGATGCTGTTGAAAATGTGGACCCGAATACAACCTCCGGAACAG GTACTACCACTTTTGGTTGTAGAGATGGATTTTTGACGCCATCACAGAGACGGCTACACGGCGTTGATCTATCTAAAGCATCAACTCCCGCACCAG GACTATTTCTTCCAAAATTATGTGGATCTCGAGGAATCAAAATCTGA
- the LOC108211099 gene encoding uncharacterized protein LOC108211099 isoform X3: MDSGRKRIHLGALSPSSARSGQRRRCSENEHSCPDAVENVDPNTTSGTGTTTFGCRDGFLTPSQRRLHGVDLSKASTPAPVIIH; this comes from the exons ATGGACAGTG GTCGTAAGCGCATCCATTTGGGTGCTCTTTCTCCTTCCTCCGCGAGAAGCG GACAACGGAGACGTTGTTCAGAAAACGAGCATTCCTGTCCTGATGCTGTTGAAAATGTGGACCCGAATACAACCTCCGGAACAG GTACTACCACTTTTGGTTGTAGAGATGGATTTTTGACGCCATCACAGAGACGGCTACACGGCGTTGATCTATCTAAAGCATCAACTCCCGCACCAG TTATTATTCACTAG
- the LOC108225334 gene encoding 3-dehydroquinate synthase, chloroplastic isoform X3, which yields MDTLMKVYDKAIESHLDRHCTFVALGGGVMGDICGYAAASFPHGVNFIQIPTTVMAQADSSVGGKTGVNHRLGKNLIGTIYQPQSVLIDTDTLNTLPEREFASGFAEIIKCGLVADAEFFAWQERNMDALMARYPDALAYAIKRSCEIKAEIVCQDEMESGLRAILNLGHTFGHAIETSCGYGEWLHGEAVAVGTLIAVDMSYRLGWIDNSVVERANKIIKQAKLPTRPPANMTAEMFKSAMALDKKVADGVLRLVLLKGPLGNCVFTGSGGHTGVP from the exons ATG GATACACTCATGAAAGTCTATGACAAGGCAATTGAGTCACACTTAGATCGACATTGTACATTTGTTGCCCTTGGAGGGGGGGTTATGGGTGATATTTGCGGTTATGCTGCTGCATCCTTCCCTCACGGTGTTAATTTCATTCAGATTCCTACGACTGTCATGGCACAG GCAGATTCTTCAGTTGGTGGTAAGACTGGAGTTAATCACCGGCTTGGAAAGAATTTAATTGGCACGATCTACCAACCACAGAGTGTGCTAATTGACACCGACACATTGAACACATTACCAGAGAGAGAATTTGCATCGGGGTTTGCAGAGATCATAAAGTGTGGCCTTGTTGCAGACGCTGAGTTTTTTGCATGGCAAGAGAGAAACATGGATGCTCTAATGGCAAG GTACCCTGATGCATTGGCTTATGCGATCAAGCGGTCATGTGAAATCAAGGCCGAGATAGTATGCCAAGATGAGATGGAAAGTGGACTGAGGGCAATTTTGAACTTGGGTCATACTTTTGGTCAT GCAATAGAGACTAGTTGTGGCTACGGAGAGTGGCTTCATGGAGAAGCTGTTGCAGTTGGCACG CTTATTGCTGTTGATATGTCATACCGTCTTGGTTGGATTGACAATTCAGTTGTGGAACGAGCTAACAAGATCATAAAGCAGGCTAAACTACCCACTCGTCCTCCTGCAAATATGACTGCAGAGATGTTCAAGTCTGCCATGGCG CTTGATAAAAAGGTAGCAGATGGTGTGTTAAGACTGGTTCTTCTGAAAGGCCCTTTAGGTAATTGTGTTTTCACAGGTAGTGGTGGCCATACGGGCGTCCCGTGA
- the LOC108210276 gene encoding uncharacterized protein LOC108210276, whose product MSTRESKSPVTYARSSRRSRKRPLEVDLNVPPPIENREQGEIGAGMEADVGSSVQQRSSVPPPPIDLEALDDDVIISSPRAFAEAKNKAGRPRGRAIRVDVDLSVSDGTSSRDARSKRGRGSVNQTVINGDLFINLEGNGNPMRENVRPSVPPPPPPPKELVFTCPICMGPIVEEMTTKCGHIFCKNCIKAAVAVQSKCPTCRKKISMKDTHRIYLPRSN is encoded by the exons ATGAGTACGCGGGAGTCGAAGAGTCCAGTAACATATGCAAGAAGCTCTAGGCGCAGCAGGAAGAGGCCTCTGGAAGTGGATCTTAATGTTCCACCACCTATCGAGAACCGGGAGCAGGGAGAGATAGGAGCCGGCATGGAGGCTGATGTTGGTTCAAGTGTACAACAAAGGAGCTCAGTACCACCTCCACCAATTGACCTTGAAGCATTAGACGATGATGTTATTATATCATCCCCTAGGGCATTTGCTGAA GCAAAAAACAAAGCTGGAAGGCCTCGTGGAAGAGCGATTCGAGTTGACGTGGATTTGAGTGTTTCAG ATGGGACATCTTCTAGGGATGCTCGTAGCAAACGTGGAAGAGGTTCTGTCAACCAAACAGTTATCAATGGAGATCTTTTTATAAATCTGGAAGGAAATGGCAATCCAATG AGAGAAAATGTGCGTCCCTCTGTGCCTCCACCTCCCCCGCCGCCTAAGGAACTAGTATTTACGTGTCCAATTTGCATGGGCCCAATAGTCGAGGAAATGACAACAAAGTGCGGCCATATCTTCTGTAAGAATTGTATCAAGGCTGCGGTAGCTGTTCAGAGCAAATGTCCTACTTGTAGGAAGAAGATTAGCATGAAAGACACCCATAGAATTTACCTTCCTAGGTCTAATTAA
- the LOC108225334 gene encoding 3-dehydroquinate synthase, chloroplastic isoform X2: MSSGFPELKHYAPGIPIVFDGAKLGQVQLKVAATAKVVMYQMIPPSSSAAPLIPTTVDVNLGDRSYPVYIGTGLLDHPHLLQRHIKGKGVLVVTNTKVAPLYLDKVIHALIVGNPNVSVESIILPDGEQYKNMDTLMKVYDKAIESHLDRHCTFVALGGGVMGDICGYAAASFPHGVNFIQIPTTVMAQADSSVGGKTGVNHRLGKNLIGTIYQPQSVLIDTDTLNTLPEREFASGFAEIIKCGLVADAEFFAWQERNMDALMARYPDALAYAIKRSCEIKAEIVCQDEMESGLRAILNLGHTFGHAIETSCGYGEWLHGEAVAVGTLIAVDMSYRLGWIDNSVVERANKIIKQAKLPTRPPANMTAEMFKSAMALDKKVADGVLRLVLLKGPLGNCVFTGSGGHTGVP; this comes from the exons ATGAGTAGTGGATTTCCCGAGTTGAAACATTATGCTCCTGGCATCCCCATAGTTTTTGATGGAGCAAAGCTTG GTCAGGTTCAGTTAAAGGTGGCTGCTACAGCTAAAGTAGTTATGTACCAAATGATAccaccttcttcttctgctgcACCTCTCATTCCTACAACAGTTGATGTGAATTTGGGTGATCGGAGCTACCCTGTCTATATAGGGACCGGACTTCTTGATCACCCCCACCTTCTTCAAAG GCACATAAAAGGAAAGGGAGTTCTTGTAGTCACCAACACAAAAGTTGCGCCCCTATATCTGGATAAAGTCATTCATGCTTTAATA GTTGGAAATCCTAATGTTTCCGTTGAAAGTATCATCTTGCCCGATGGAGAGCAATATAAGAACATG GATACACTCATGAAAGTCTATGACAAGGCAATTGAGTCACACTTAGATCGACATTGTACATTTGTTGCCCTTGGAGGGGGGGTTATGGGTGATATTTGCGGTTATGCTGCTGCATCCTTCCCTCACGGTGTTAATTTCATTCAGATTCCTACGACTGTCATGGCACAG GCAGATTCTTCAGTTGGTGGTAAGACTGGAGTTAATCACCGGCTTGGAAAGAATTTAATTGGCACGATCTACCAACCACAGAGTGTGCTAATTGACACCGACACATTGAACACATTACCAGAGAGAGAATTTGCATCGGGGTTTGCAGAGATCATAAAGTGTGGCCTTGTTGCAGACGCTGAGTTTTTTGCATGGCAAGAGAGAAACATGGATGCTCTAATGGCAAG GTACCCTGATGCATTGGCTTATGCGATCAAGCGGTCATGTGAAATCAAGGCCGAGATAGTATGCCAAGATGAGATGGAAAGTGGACTGAGGGCAATTTTGAACTTGGGTCATACTTTTGGTCAT GCAATAGAGACTAGTTGTGGCTACGGAGAGTGGCTTCATGGAGAAGCTGTTGCAGTTGGCACG CTTATTGCTGTTGATATGTCATACCGTCTTGGTTGGATTGACAATTCAGTTGTGGAACGAGCTAACAAGATCATAAAGCAGGCTAAACTACCCACTCGTCCTCCTGCAAATATGACTGCAGAGATGTTCAAGTCTGCCATGGCG CTTGATAAAAAGGTAGCAGATGGTGTGTTAAGACTGGTTCTTCTGAAAGGCCCTTTAGGTAATTGTGTTTTCACAGGTAGTGGTGGCCATACGGGCGTCCCGTGA
- the LOC108211099 gene encoding uncharacterized protein LOC108211099 isoform X1 — protein MTPTISTTVPTISTTVCSKHFKKQHSRAFTYPSFNLRRVKLFSSYLASLKRWTVVVSASIWVLFLLPPREADNGDVVQKTSIPVLMLLKMWTRIQPPEQVLPLLVVEMDF, from the exons ATGACACCCACGATTTCAACCACAGTACCCACGATTTCAACCACAGTTTGCTCCAAGCATTTCAAAAAACAGCATAGCAGAGCATTCACCTATCCATCTTTCAATCTCCGGCGTGTTAAATTGTTTTCATCTTACTTAGCATCTCTCAAGCGATGGACAGTG GTCGTAAGCGCATCCATTTGGGTGCTCTTTCTCCTTCCTCCGCGAGAAGCG GACAACGGAGACGTTGTTCAGAAAACGAGCATTCCTGTCCTGATGCTGTTGAAAATGTGGACCCGAATACAACCTCCGGAACAG GTACTACCACTTTTGGTTGTAGAGATGGATTTTTGA
- the LOC108225323 gene encoding uncharacterized protein LOC108225323 has product MQRSDSLSSSSLKLRRPSTRVPASDPDLDSPSGRSRSGRFQKSISGLSDSSDYMEESGLTPREGEEDEVGEKEGEDGDKDEGTAKMSLMALLAETDREMGVESAYVMEDDEEEEAEEEHDAHEESGEYSQCCVCMVRHKGAAFIPCGHTFCKLCSRELFVQRGNCPLCNGFILEILDIF; this is encoded by the coding sequence ATGCAGAGATCAGACAGTCTTAGTAGCAGCAGTCTCAAGTTGCGTCGCCCTTCAACACGTGTGCCTGCTTCAGACCCTGACCTTGATTCGCCATCAGGTCGGAGCAGGTCAGGGCGGTTTCAGAAAAGTATCAGTGGCTTGTCAGATTCTTCGGACTACATGGAGGAAAGTGGATTGACACCGAGAGAGGGCGAGGAGGATGAGGTAGGAGAGAAGGAGGGAGAGGACGGAGACAAGGACGAAGGCACTGCAAAGATGTCATTGATGGCCTTATTGGCGGAGACAGACAGGGAAATGGGAGTAGAATCGGCCTATGTGATGGAGGACGACGAAGAAGAGGAAGCTGAAGAAGAACACGATGCTCATGAAGAGAGTGGTGAATATAGTCAGTGTTGTGTTTGCATGGTGAGGCATAAGGGTGCTGCTTTTATACCTTGTGGACATACTTTCTGCAAATTATGTTCGAGGGAGCTTTTTGTTCAGAGAGGAAATTGCCCGCTCtgcaatggcttcattctggaAATCCTCGATATTTTCTGA
- the LOC108225334 gene encoding 3-dehydroquinate synthase, chloroplastic isoform X1 gives MAMVASAVASSSMSHLRFLHSYTFPRFESGQVQLKVAATAKVVMYQMIPPSSSAAPLIPTTVDVNLGDRSYPVYIGTGLLDHPHLLQRHIKGKGVLVVTNTKVAPLYLDKVIHALIVGNPNVSVESIILPDGEQYKNMDTLMKVYDKAIESHLDRHCTFVALGGGVMGDICGYAAASFPHGVNFIQIPTTVMAQADSSVGGKTGVNHRLGKNLIGTIYQPQSVLIDTDTLNTLPEREFASGFAEIIKCGLVADAEFFAWQERNMDALMARYPDALAYAIKRSCEIKAEIVCQDEMESGLRAILNLGHTFGHAIETSCGYGEWLHGEAVAVGTLIAVDMSYRLGWIDNSVVERANKIIKQAKLPTRPPANMTAEMFKSAMALDKKVADGVLRLVLLKGPLGNCVFTGSGGHTGVP, from the exons ATGGCAATGGTTGCTTCTGCTGTTGCCTCATCATCCATGTCACACCTCCGATTCCTTCATTCTTACACGTTTCCTCGATTTGAGTCAGGTCAGGTTCAGTTAAAGGTGGCTGCTACAGCTAAAGTAGTTATGTACCAAATGATAccaccttcttcttctgctgcACCTCTCATTCCTACAACAGTTGATGTGAATTTGGGTGATCGGAGCTACCCTGTCTATATAGGGACCGGACTTCTTGATCACCCCCACCTTCTTCAAAG GCACATAAAAGGAAAGGGAGTTCTTGTAGTCACCAACACAAAAGTTGCGCCCCTATATCTGGATAAAGTCATTCATGCTTTAATA GTTGGAAATCCTAATGTTTCCGTTGAAAGTATCATCTTGCCCGATGGAGAGCAATATAAGAACATG GATACACTCATGAAAGTCTATGACAAGGCAATTGAGTCACACTTAGATCGACATTGTACATTTGTTGCCCTTGGAGGGGGGGTTATGGGTGATATTTGCGGTTATGCTGCTGCATCCTTCCCTCACGGTGTTAATTTCATTCAGATTCCTACGACTGTCATGGCACAG GCAGATTCTTCAGTTGGTGGTAAGACTGGAGTTAATCACCGGCTTGGAAAGAATTTAATTGGCACGATCTACCAACCACAGAGTGTGCTAATTGACACCGACACATTGAACACATTACCAGAGAGAGAATTTGCATCGGGGTTTGCAGAGATCATAAAGTGTGGCCTTGTTGCAGACGCTGAGTTTTTTGCATGGCAAGAGAGAAACATGGATGCTCTAATGGCAAG GTACCCTGATGCATTGGCTTATGCGATCAAGCGGTCATGTGAAATCAAGGCCGAGATAGTATGCCAAGATGAGATGGAAAGTGGACTGAGGGCAATTTTGAACTTGGGTCATACTTTTGGTCAT GCAATAGAGACTAGTTGTGGCTACGGAGAGTGGCTTCATGGAGAAGCTGTTGCAGTTGGCACG CTTATTGCTGTTGATATGTCATACCGTCTTGGTTGGATTGACAATTCAGTTGTGGAACGAGCTAACAAGATCATAAAGCAGGCTAAACTACCCACTCGTCCTCCTGCAAATATGACTGCAGAGATGTTCAAGTCTGCCATGGCG CTTGATAAAAAGGTAGCAGATGGTGTGTTAAGACTGGTTCTTCTGAAAGGCCCTTTAGGTAATTGTGTTTTCACAGGTAGTGGTGGCCATACGGGCGTCCCGTGA
- the LOC108211099 gene encoding uncharacterized protein LOC108211099 isoform X2, giving the protein MDSGRKRIHLGALSPSSARSGQRRRCSENEHSCPDAVENVDPNTTSGTGTTTFGCRDGFLTPSQRRLHGVDLSKASTPAPGLFLPKLCGSRGIKI; this is encoded by the exons ATGGACAGTG GTCGTAAGCGCATCCATTTGGGTGCTCTTTCTCCTTCCTCCGCGAGAAGCG GACAACGGAGACGTTGTTCAGAAAACGAGCATTCCTGTCCTGATGCTGTTGAAAATGTGGACCCGAATACAACCTCCGGAACAG GTACTACCACTTTTGGTTGTAGAGATGGATTTTTGACGCCATCACAGAGACGGCTACACGGCGTTGATCTATCTAAAGCATCAACTCCCGCACCAG GACTATTTCTTCCAAAATTATGTGGATCTCGAGGAATCAAAATCTGA
- the LOC108215334 gene encoding LOW QUALITY PROTEIN: uncharacterized protein LOC108215334 (The sequence of the model RefSeq protein was modified relative to this genomic sequence to represent the inferred CDS: deleted 1 base in 1 codon), giving the protein MAREQNIETFYSKLRQSALSSASNTPLLIFPSTSDVDSLCALKIIGHVLESDSVRYACYPVSTFKEIHKYAGSSLSSVDEGEFVTILLINWGCHRDLRRVLDVGPMARVFVVDSHRPIHLHNLSDLNERVVVLYTSTRDDEHQADLAYDFDVSALANAGDLDSDDDIEEDEEDSDDEDGSDGEEEEGGGNRKKRRVSDEGEKDPVKLYRKLKKEYYYMGTFHGKPSGCLMYELSHLSRKNTNELLWLACVALTDQFVHERLTNERYQAGVMELEQHINSSGNLDGVHTVTLKDGTKVSAPDASRIAYEDEPRLMLLQEWNLFDSMLCSSYMATKLKTWNDNGMKKLMLLLAQMGFSLEECKQKFQYMSIEIKRKMKGMFEHFLPEYGLTDFYYRGFLLLHGYSSKISAADVVYGVTALLESSVESDGSCASKQFGVAYDSLSLNKLDMLASGMQHAIKIQREILRQGSTAITRKGSIRSGSKFRWVELEDSSDAKLLGYPQALTKFGYFLMDALREKGAKLKPLICVCYTHERTKVLMVGVCGKPRLGAIQGNAFGIAFRNAAEETGAEFFHELFESSWLVLDAVAVNSFMIRLTEKLW; this is encoded by the exons ATGGCGAGGGAGCAAAATATCGAAACTTTTTACTCCAAATTGCGCCAGTCTGCTTTATCTTCAGCTTCCAACACTCCTTTACTTATATTCCCTTCGACCTCTGATGTTGATTCGCTTTGTGCTTTAAAGATTATTGGCCATGTTCTTGAATCTGATTCGGTAAGGTATGCGTGTTATCCTGTTTCGACGTTTAAGGAGATTCATAAGTATGCGGGGTCTAGTTTGAGTAGTGTGGATGAGGGTGAGTTTGTTACAATTTTGTTGATTAATTGGGGGTGTCATAGGGATTTGAGGAGGGTTCTTGATGTGGGTCCGATGGCACGGGTTTTTGTTGTGGATAGTCATAGGCCTATACATTTGCATAATTTGAGTGATTTGAATGAGAGGGTTGTGGTGCTGTATACAAGC ACAAGGGATGATGAGCATCAGGCTGATTTGGCTTATGATTTTGATGTGTCGGCTTTGGCTAATGCGGGTGATCTGGATAGTGATGATGATATTGAGGAGGATGAGGAGGATAGCGATGATGAGGATGGGAGTGATGGGGAGGAGGAAGAGGGTGGTGGGAATAGGAAGAAGAGGAGGGTTTCTGATGAAGGGGAGAAAGATCCAGTTAAGCTTTATAGGAAGTTGAAGAAAGAGTATTATTATATGGGTACTTTTCATGGGAAGCCGTCTGGCTGTTTGATGTATGAATTGTCTCATCTTTCGAGGAAGAATACTAATGAATTGCTATGGTTGGCTTGTGTTGCTTTGACTGATCAGTTTGTTCATGAGAGGTTGACAAATGAAAGATATCAAGCTGGGGTCATGGAGCTTGAACAACATATTAATAGTTCTGGGAATTTGGATGGTGTTCATACGGTGACTCTTAAGGATGGAACAAAGGTTTCTGCACCAGATGCTTCAAGAATTGCATATGAAGATGAGCCAAGGCTGATGTTGTTACAAGAATGGAATTTGTTTGATTCAATGCTGTGCTCTTCATACATGGCGACCAAACTGAAGACGTGGAATGACAATGGGATGAAAAAGCTTATGCTGCTTCTTGCTCAAATGGGATTTTCTCTTGAAGAGTGCAAACAGAAGTTTCAGTACATGAGCATTGAGATCAAGCGGAAAATGAAGGGTATGTTTGAGCATTTTCTGCCAGAGTATGGCCTTACTGATTTTTACTATAGAGGTTTCTTGCTTTTACATGGGTATAGTTCAAAGATATCCGCAGCTGATGTTGTGTACGGAGTTACAGCCCTCTTAGAGTCTTCAGTAGAATCAGATGGCTCTTGTGCTTCCAAACAGTTCGGGGTGGCATATGATTCCTTGTCCTTAAACAAGCTTGATATGCTGGCAAGTGGAATGCAACATGCTATCAAGATACAAAGGGAAATTCTTAGACAAGGAAGCACAGCTATTACCAGGAAGGGTTCAATCCGAAGTGGTAGTAAATTCAGGTGGGTAGAACTTGAAGATTCATCTGATGCAAAACTTTTGGGATATCCTCAGGCTTTGACAAAATTTGGGTACTTTCTAATGGATGCTTTGCGGGAGAAGGGAGCAAAGTTGAAACCTCTGATATGTGTTTGCTATACTCATGAGAGAACTAAGGTACTGATGGTTGGAGTTTGTGGGAAGCCTCGACTTGGGGCAATCCAAGGGAATGCATTCGGGATTGCTTTCAGAAATGCTGCTGAGGAGACTGGAGCTGAGTTCTTTCATGAGCTGTTTGAATCCTCGTGGCTGGTTTTGGATGCAGTTGCTGTAAATTCATTCATGATTAGGTTAACAGAGAAGCTATGGTGA
- the LOC108214064 gene encoding protein XRI1 isoform X1: MDGINDKDMWDLQVGDYSMPDDALLDLSKCMWNGGGPNEEVLPGMFEENTPLKACGDLPYDATSSEYMNKDLDLFRENSSQIKRRRMLQFDPDVFNAPLCNVDMTTSFLESEERMDSFEEALPDVSQWVNSFADTSASGYVPPDQSSEGWLTDCLGNADMQLSLEDMNLAGSSDLQIDITEFCDTPVQHEATAYATPPECFTEARPKLVIKGKKSNVRPPTKGTSSVVYPFAFVKPCGVHGDVTLRDINQRIRAPPPLKSKKNLQDPSAAYPTSALTGKPVVGKTKIRTEGGKGSITIMRTKG; encoded by the exons ATGGATGGCATCAATGACAA AGATATGTGGGACTTGCAAGTCGGAGATTATTCCATGCCAGATGATGCACTTCTTG ATCTATCAAAATGCATGTGGAATGGTGGAGGCCCAAATGAAGAAGTATTGCCGGGCATGTTTGAAGAAAACACTCCTTTAAAGGCTTGTGGGGATCTCCCGTATGACGCAACTTCAAGTG AATACATGAATAAGGATCTGGACCTATTTAGGGAGAACTCTTCACAGATAAAGAGGCGCCGCATGTTACAATTTGATCCTGATGTCTTCAATGCTCCACTTTGCAACGTAGACATGACAACATCATTTTTAGAATCAGAG GAGAGGATGGATTCATTTGAAGAAGCTTTGCCTGATGTTTCACAGTGGGTTAACAGCTTTGCAG ATACATCTGCATCTGGTTATGTTCCTCCAGATCAGTCGTCTGAGGGATGGTTGACCGACTGCTTAGGGAATGCTGATATGCAACTCAGTCTTGAGGATAT GAATCTCGCTGGTTCATCTGATCTGCAAATTGATATTACAG AGTTTTGCGACACCCCAGTACAGCATGAAGCCACTGCCTATGCTACTCCTCCAGAGTGTTTCACAGAAGCTCGTCCAAAACTCGTTATCAAAG GTAAGAAGTCAAACGTGCGTCCACCTACTAAGGGAACTTCTTCAGTAGTATACCCCTTTGCGTTTGTCAAGCCATGTGGTGTTCACGGAGATGTAACACTAAGGGATATAAACCAGCGGATCCGCGCTCCGCCCCCATTGAAATCAAAGAAAAACTTGCAAGATCCTTCAGCTGCTTATCCCACATCAGCTTTAACCGGGAAGCCTGTAGTTGGTAAAACAAAAATCCGAACAGAAGGTGGCAAAGGCAGCATTACGATCATGAGAACCAAAGGTTGA
- the LOC108197443 gene encoding xyloglucan endotransglucosylase/hydrolase protein 2 yields the protein MDSLFFAVIILDLLIITGVMGSENKRFDENYVVTWGNEHVMYTNGGRDVQLSMDQSSGAGFASKLSYGTGLFHMRIKLPSGGSAGVVTAFYLHSHTSKHDELDFEFLGNKKGKPITLQTNVYTNGQGNREQRVILWFDPTADFHNYQVLWNEHQAVFFVDDVPIRVFKNNTDVGVGYPSQAMKIEASLWNGEDWATDGGKTKIDWSLSPFKVHFQGFDIDGCPAATDHKNKNKLSNSTNQSCYSSDEFWWNAKKYRKLTHKQQEKYENVRAQYMNYDYCSDTNRYPVAPPECESNS from the exons ATGGATTCTTTATTCTTCGCTGTGATCATTCTTGATCTGCTAATTATTACCGGGGTGATGGGCTCCGAAAACAAAAGATTCGACGAAAATTATGTAGTCACATGGGGAAATGAACATGTTATGTATACGAATGGAGGACGAGATGTTCAGCTTTCCATGGATCAGTCTTCAG GGGCAGGTTTTGCCTCAAAGCTGAGCTATGGAACCGGGCTCTTCCATATGAGGATTAAATTACCCTCGGGCGGATCTGCAGGAGTTGTTACAGCTTTTTAC CTGCATTCTCATACAAGTAAACACGACGAGCTCGATTTTGAGTTCTTAGGCAATAAGAAAGGGAAGCCAATCACGCTACAGACGAATGTGTACACCAATGGACAAGGAAATAGGGAGCAGAGGGTCATTCTCTGGTTCGATCCAACGGCTGATTTTCATAACTATCAGGTTCTTTGGAACGAACATCAGGCAGT GTTTTTTGTGGATGATGTTCCGATTAGAGTATTCAAGAACAACACGGACGTCGGGGTCGGCTATCCATCACAGGCCATGAAAATCGAAGCAAGCCTGTGGAATGGAGAGGACTGGGCAACAGATGGAGGAAAGACGAAAATCGATTGGTCTCTGTCACCATTTAAAGTTCATTTCCAGGGCTTTGACATTGATGGATGCCCTGCTGCAACTGATcataagaacaagaacaaattaTCCAACAGCACTAATCAGAGTTGTTATTCATCTGATGAATTTTGGTGGAATGCAAAAAAGTACAGAAAATTAACTCACaaacaacaagaaaaatatgaaaatgtgAGGGCACAGTACATGAATTATGATTATTGTTCTGATACTAACAGATATCCTGTAGCTCCCCCAGAATGTGAATCAAACAGTTGA